The following proteins come from a genomic window of Hypanus sabinus isolate sHypSab1 chromosome 9, sHypSab1.hap1, whole genome shotgun sequence:
- the LOC132399460 gene encoding retinoic acid-induced protein 1: MQSFRDPGGFQGAQQNFQQVRADPARMDTYRQQNSVAQTYEAHRISSKEYYNQQAFQGYSTNATGSYFSGTKQVPAQHPQSRSSNYQSSGYSRQFQSEGQPSKWGSPASSVGGLSQYVQDSFKGSVPSTTSVAAYPQQHMTGGAAQNPPGPHTHFIQQPHHKPVMHQATTYVPRAAHFNQAFQSSPSSYPTVQDYSNSSRSYEGFAQVPISSRYDQQAGGTPDYSTQASYAYKAAITKPGGFEQSKVAHVKQQNLQYHNQTKMHLLNQSPQVYYQPDAPVKSPEQFYQTFSPTSTHSSVSTVVRSPSYSSTPSPLMPTPEALQFAPPSEGGSIAPDLKSNISHLIPTVANSTNQISSKSQADACKVFLKDKIPEKLLSDGAFSSLVALSSQVENIPRTVQQLLLSNTLAPHRKIAKRLPKKSELLKELKSSKESMYSEEALSAQTDLQEGDYSSSPDDQMQKGHFFQNHSVNLDALRKNLDSILACSVTSPNEVVAETKANDSGLSKENCSASSGLSTLVADGQPSLFGKDDTKASSVIILKDSFKERLEPELKFNHLEEDKESKGSPLNLDSGDNFYGHLTRPKQLGQTLSSDCNEGRVKGDYSMMTKGFGDSCSESQFFPNRMDSTNLLQPLAGDYKDNLVSSLSSSNHQYCSSLISSASQDLEKLNLLDLPDKRGKEQSVEWEELEAVTPECDLQKQFLQKVHVSSKEQSPFQADLTHAGFTQALEGMKEADERDSKDIDSRNSELRLLAPEQEPPKTDLADEKETATEPDDSMVPQDQATALSERKSVICDTSPTRVAAKEVVPSHTQGNSGVTEGKPSGAESSEDKVGLSAGPRLLGPSVIHVGPAILAESKVDQEETSGAEGFPDHLTEDTLEPKAAETTELPALSSDLINSALTEIENGPTKVSGSRGGRVRRFSSRVAQGTGPRGKEHSLSQQEDNLQHLKMVPTKPRCLGPLRDRAKGKTLQEGSAAAEAVVNVPTRMCTRSSSALLDTELSLQSRALLRRKMGSQREDGSRELSSRQRPPLDSDKCLIHRQGLSASVRAHLAPSVAQVRPSCTGHPDQQLKGRDLLSQEPNSYKSVVLRARTRAQGMIMHKDVKQRKNCDLTASRCFTTRNNSLMAKPQKQLTARQETPDYIEGEIVAEKLKARNSASRLEGAEEQKFPLSHPLKRKGYCTFPLIPAKRQHQMLKVTDIRTEKQKQLPGPSSDTNLGNTEEPLQGSSCKGLSEHANSKEPSQPDPSCHSGISVKTPPKTKILPPRKGRGLKLEAIVQKITSPNSKSFACSNYSDSNAPCLTLDEILSLKEEKLNENASSETSSEQNKLMAKESAPKLALMDLSKKCFIPSKRLKEDNEIKTQEKSCPHVMTDVKVTAEPEVTELGDQNTAGEKEEEVTTVPDNSPQLSSTFSVLAPILDPGTATEGESGQDAVEMKRHTPPKCCLSPAKRHSQLSGSKVKQTKGSCKVKRPGGRGGRRRRKHLKESKITKTAHRRKKQMKRRNLPLVDSKEPVIRLKYVSYKMPRASNKTLAFSPYIRVEKNNVVSSFCTIVNTLSEEQSSIQKMKKRSTASQAPLSMSKTLPTSSAMLPGPVVLDSTKQGYLLCCLCGRAKNHKELGDLFGPYYPEDYIPPLTKNQHVRGKFEIKIGVKETPSRLSAEPKVVDSENESMVSNKEKAVEMEDQGPLRTSSREKCKKLSCYCCEKTTEDSELKKARRRAGVEEEPQPLELPLDPQERWLHGACAVWTSGIYLAAGKLYGLQEAVEMASEMRCSMCEQTGATLGCYSKGCNQKYHYICAIESGCQLSEENFSMKCSKHKSILSKIL, from the exons ATGCAGTCCTTCCGAGACCCTGGGGGCTTCCAAGGTGCCCAGCAAAACTTCCAACAGGTACGGGCCGACCCTGCCCGCATGGACACTTACAGGCAGCAGAACTCTGTAGCCCAGACCTATGAGGCTCATCGGATCAGCTCAAAGGAGTATTACAACCAGCAAGCCTTCCAGGGTTACAGCACCAATGCCACCGGCAGTTACTTCAGTGGCACTAAACAAGTCCCTGCCCAACACCCACAGAGCAGATCTTCCAATTACCAGAGCAGTGGCTACTCCAGACAGTTTCAGAGTGAAGGGCAGCCCTCGAAGTGGGGGTCTCCGGCCTCTTCAGTCGGAGGACTGTCCCAGTACGTGCAAGACTCTTTTAAAGGTTCCGTCCCTTCGACAACCAGCGTGGCTGCCTACCCCCAGCAGCACATGACAGGCGGTGCTGCCCAGAACCCGCCAGGTCCACACACTCATTTCATTCAGCAGCCTCATCACAAGCCTGTGATGCACCAGGCCACCACCTACGTCCCCCGAGCAGCCCACTTCAACCAGGCATTTCAGTCCTCACCCAGCTCCTACCCCACCGTCCAGGATTACAGCAATTCCTCCCGCTCCTACGAAGGCTTCGCACAAGTGCCCATAAGCTCCCGGTATGACCAGCAGGCCGGGGGCACACCAGACTATTCCACCCAAGCCAGCTATGCGTACAAAGCTGCCATTACCAAGCCTGGGGGGTTCGAGCAGAGTAAAGTGGCTCATGTCAAACAACAAAACCTTCAGTATCACAACCAGACAAAAATGCACCTTTTAAACCAGTCACCACAAGTCTACTACCAGCCTGATGCTCCTGTGAAATCTCCAGAGCAATTCTATCAGACCTTTAGCCCAACGTCCACCCACTCTTCTGTCTCCACCGTGGTAAGATCCCCGTCTTACAGCTCCACTCCATCTCCACTGATGCCCACCCCTGAGGCTCTGCAGTTTGCACCCCCCTCTGAAGGGGGTTCCATAGCGCCTGACCTCAAGAGCAATATTTCCCACCTGATACCCACCGTCGCCAATTCCACCAACCAGATCTCCAGCAAGAGCCAGGCTGATGCTTGCAAGGTCTTCCTCAAGGATAAAATTCCTGAGAAATTGCTATCAGACGGAGCTTTCAGCAGCCTGGTAGCACTGAGCTCACAGGTGGAAAACATCCCCAGGACAGTCCAACAGCTCTTGCTGTCCAACACGTTGGCTCCTCACAGGAAGATAGCCAAACGGCTGCCCAAGAAGTCAGAACTGTTAAAGGAGCTGAAAAGCTCCAAGGAAAGCATGTATTCAGAAGAAGCACTATCGGCACAGACCGACCTGCAGGAGGGTGACTATTCCAGCAGCCCTGACGATCAGATGCAGAAGGGCCATTTCTTTCAGAACCACTCCGTCAATCTGGATGCCCTGAGGAAGAACCTGGACTCCATCCTGGCCTGTTCTGTAACCTCTCCCAATGAGGTGGTGGCAGAAACCAAAGCCAATGACTCGGGGCTGAGCAAGGAAAACTGTTCTGCTTCTTCAGGCTTGTCCACGCTGGTGGCGGATGGGCAACCGAGCCTTTTTGGGAAAGACGACACAAAGGCCTCCAGTGTCATTATTCTCAAGGACTCCTTCAAGGAAAGATTGGAACCAGAACTTAAATTCAATCATCTTGAGGAGGACAAAGAAAGCAAGGGCTCTCCGTTAAACTTGGATAGTGGTGATAACTTTTATGGCCATCTCACTCGGCCAAAGCAATTGGGCCAGACTCTCAGCTCAGACTGTAACGAGGGGAGAGTTAAGGGTGACTACTCAATGATGACAAAGGGGTTTGGTGATAGTTGTAGTGAATCTCAGTTTTTCCCCAATAGAATGGACAGCACTAACCTCTTACAGCCGTTGGCAGGGGATTACAAAGATAATTTGGTTTCCTCTCTGTCCAGCAGTAACCATCAGTACTGCTCCTCGCTGATATCAAGTGCCTCACAGGATCTGGAAAAGCTGAATCTTTTGGACTTGCCTGATAAGAGAGGGAAGGAGCAGTCAGTGGAGTGGGAGGAATTGGAGGCTGTTACTCCTGAGTGTGACCTTCAAAAGCAGTTCCTCCAGAAAGTACACGTCAGCTCCAAAGAGCAGAGTCCTTTTCAGGCAGACTTGACCCATGCAGGGTTCACCCAAGCTTTGGAAGGGATGAAGGAAGCTGACGAGAGAGACTCTAAGGACATCGATAGCAGGAATTCTGAACTGAGACTTCTGGCCCCAGAACAGGAGCCACCAAAGACTGACCTGGCAGATGAAAAGGAGACAGCAACAGAACCAGATGATTCCATGGTCCCACAAGATCAGGCCACTGCTTTATCTGAGAGAAAATCTGTTATCTGTGATACCTCTCCCACGCGAGTTGCTGCCAAAGAGGTtgttccttcacacacacagGGGAACAGTGGCGTAACAGAGGGCAAACCAAGTGGGGCAGAGAGCAGTGAGGACAAAGTGGGTCTGAGTGCTGGTCCCCGCCTGCTGGGGCCCTCTGTTATTCATGTGGGACCAGCAATACTGGCAGAGTCAAAGGTTGACCAGGAGGAGACCTCAGGAGCTGAGGGCTTCCCAGACCACCTGACAGAAGATACCTTGGAGCCCAAGGCAGCAGAGACAACTGAGCTGCCGGCACTCTCCTCTGATCTAATCAACTCAGCGTTAACTGAAATAGAAAATGGTCCCACCAAGGTGTCGGGAAGCAGAGGTGGCCGAGTCCGGAGATTCTCGTCAAGAGTGGCACAAGGAACTGGGCCGAGGGGCAAAGAGCATTCGCTGTCACAGCAAGAAGACAACCTCCAGCATCTAAAGATGGTACCTACCAAACCGAGGTGTTTGGGGCCCCTGAGAGATCGAGCTAAAGGCAAAACCCTGCAGGAGGGGAGTGCTGCCGCTGAGGCAGTCGTGAATGTGCCCACCCGAATGTGTACCCGATCCTCCAGTGCCCTGCTTGACACAGAACTGAGCCTCCAGTCGCGGGCTCTTCTGAGAAGGAAGATGGGCTCTCAGAGAGAAGATGGGTCAAGGGAGCTAAGCTCCAGGCAGCGGCCACCCTTGGATTCAGACAAGTGTCTGATCCACAGGCAAGGTCTCAGTGCAAGTGTCCGAGCACACCTCGCTCCCTCGGTGGCCCAGGTTCGGCCCAGCTGCACTGGCCACCCTGATCAACAGCTGAAGGGTCGCGACCTCTTGAGCCAGGAGCCCAATTCCTATAAATCTGTTGTGCTAAGGGCCAGGACAAGGGCGCAGGGAATGATAATGCACAAGGATGTGAAACAGCGAAAGAATTGCGATCTCACTGCCAGCCGATGTTTCACTACCAGAAATAACTCATTGATGGCAAAGCCTCAAAAACAGTTAACTGCCAGGCAAGAGACACCAGACTACATTGAAGGGGAGATTGTGGCTGAAAAGTTAAAGGCACGAAACTCGGCTTCAAGGCTAGAGGGAGCAGAGGAGCAAAAATTTCCCCTATCACATCCTTTGAAACGAAAAGGTTATTGCACTTTTCCATTAATCCCGGCCAAAAGGCAACACCAGATGTTAAAAGTGACTGATATCAGGACAGAGAAACAGAAACAATTGCCCGGTCCTTCATCAGACACTAATCTAGGCAACACAGAGGAACCCCTTCAAGGTAGCAGCTGCAAGGGGCTTTCAGAGCACGCCAACAGCAAGGAACCCTCCCAACCTGACCCAAGCTGCCACTCGGGGATTTCTGTCAAGACCCCACCAAAGACCAAAATTCTCCCTCCCCGAAAAGGCAGGGGCCTCAAATTAGAGGCCATTGTGCAGAAGATCACTTCTCCAAACTCCAAGTCATTCGCCTGTAGCAACTATTCCGATAGCAATGCACCCTGCCTGACCCTGGATGAGATCCTCTCCCTGAAGGAAGAGAAATTGAATGAAAACGCCAGCAGTGAGACATCGTCCGAACAGAACAAACTGATGGCCAAAGAATCTGCTCCAAAGCTTGCCCTGATGGATCTAAGTAAAAAATGTTTTATCCCTTCCAAAAGACTCAAAGAGGACAATGAAATCAAGACACAGGAGAAGAGTTGTCCCCATGTGATGACTGATGTGAAGGTGACAGCAGAGCCAGAAGTCACAGAGCTGGGAGACCAGAACACTGcaggggagaaagaggaggaggtcaCCACTGTTCCTGACAATTCTCCTCAGCTCTCTTCCACCTTCTCAGTTTTGGCTCCCATTTTGGATCCAGGCACAGCaacagagggggagagtggtcagGATGCTGTGGAGATGAAAAGGCATACTCCTCCCAAATGTTGCCTCTCTCCTGCAAAGAGACACAGTCAGCTGTCGGGGAGTAAGGTCAAACAGACCAAGGGTAGTTGCAAAGTGAAAAGGCCAGGCGGCCGAGGTGGCAGGAGGAGGAGGAAACACCTCAAAGAGAGCAAGATCACAAAAACTGCCCACAGGCGCAAGAAGCAGATGAAGAGAAGGAATCTCCCATTGGTGGACAGCAAGGAGCCCGTAATACGCTTGAAGTATGTATCATACAAGATGCCAAGAGCAAGTAACAAAACTCTGGCTTTTTCCCCTTACATACGTGTAGAGAAGAATAACGTGGTTTCGTCCTTCTGCACCATTGTCAACACATTGTCAGAGGAACAATCCAGCATCCAGAAGATGAAGAAGAGGTCCACGGCTTCACAGGCCCCTTTGTCGATGAGCAAGACGCTACCAACATCTTCAGCAATGTTACCGGGTCCAGTGGTGTTGGATTCCACCAAGCAGGGTTATCTGCTCTGCTGTTTATGTGGAAGAGCCAAAAATCACAAGGAACTTGGAGACTTGTTTGGACCCTATTACCCAGAGGACTACATCCCACCACTGACAAAGAACCAACACGTCCGGGGAAAATTTGAGATCAAAATTGGTGTTAAAGAAACACCCAGTAGGCTGTCTGCTGAGCCCAAAGTGGTGGACTCGGAGAATGAGAGCATGGTCAGTAACAAGGAGAAGGCAGTTGAGATGGAAGATCAGGGTCCACTTCGGACCAGCTCAAGAGAGAAGTGCAAAAAGTTGAGCTGCTACTGCTGTGAGAAGACGACAGAAGACTCAGAGCTAAAGAAGGCAAGGAGGAGAGCGGGTGTGGAGGAAGAGCCACAGCCTCTGGAGCTGCCTCTCGACCCACAGGAGCGCTGGCTGCATGGGGCCTGTGCGGTGTGGACCAGCGGCATCTACCTGGCAGCCGGGAAGCTGTACGGTCTGCAGGAAGCAGTGGAAATGGCCAGTGAGATG AGATGCTCTATGTGTGAGCAGACGGGCGCCACTCTTGGCTGCTATTCCAAGGGATGCAATCAGAAATATCATTATATCTGTGCCATTGAATCGG GATGCCAATTAAGTGAGGAGAATTTTTCAATGAAGTGCTCAAAGCATAAG